In Plasmodium falciparum 3D7 genome assembly, chromosome: 6, the genomic window aattttataaataatatataaattattatttatatatacatatatatatatatatatatatatatattataatatatataatataatataataattatatatagtgCTTATGCTTATTTTTTAAGTATacttattataaataataagcccaatgaatatttaatatatgtatattgtaaaatattaaacaataataattatatatataaaaattatatattattataatattatattgtatttattatgtatgtataaaaaaaaaatatatatatataataatatattatatatatatatattatatatatgtagtaaatttttataaaaaaagaaaaaaaaaaaaaaattgaaatttaatagaagaaataaatttttataaatttataacttttaagtttaattaaaaaaaaatattgtttatgtttaaacattttttttaaaaaaaaaataataataatacaaagaatttatcatttaataaggtacaaaaagaaataaaaaaataaaaaaaaatatataaatggaaATAATTCAAGCCCatttaaaattttgaaacaattaacatatttaatatatatatgaagaattatataaaattataattttattttcattccattaatatattatattatattatattatttatatattttattttattattttttttttttttttccctttaaagtatatattttaaaaatggcAACAAGATTTAAGAAGAACAGGAAAAAGAGAGGTCATGTTTCAGCTGGTCATGGTCGTGTGGGTAAACACAGAAAACATCCCGGTGGAAGAGGAAAAGCTGGAGGTTTACATCACATGAGAATtaattttgataaatatCATCCAGGTTATTTTGGAAaggtaatataaataataatattatatataaagatatgaatattaaaatataatgtttacaaaaaaaattataattcttaaaaaaaaaaacatatttgtGTATCTATTacacaataatattatatatatatatatatatatatatatatatatttaattatttatatttatatggttataatatatttccttctttttttttttttttcccatttTTATAGGTTGGTATGAgacatttaaatttattaaaaaatagaaCTTACTGCCCAACCATCAATGTAGATAAATTATGGGGACTTTTAccagaagaaaagaaaaaagaattttctgaaaataaagatattgcCCCTGTTATTGATGTAACAAGAAAAGGATATTTTAAAGTTTTAGGAAATGGTAAATTAAAACATAATCAACCAATTGTTGTAAAAGCAAGATACTTTTCATCCGTtgctgaaaaaaaaattaaagctGTTGGAGGTCAATGTATATTAGTTgcttaaacatatatatacataaatatatatatttatatattaattaaaattatttataaattagtatatttctatatgtatataaatcacaatttataatattaatatatatatatatatatatatatgtatgtatttattattgtgcattgtatttatatatatttatatatatttatattttttacatattttataaaaatatgtttttatctttttttttcctttttttttttttttttaaattacacTATACATTGTATAATTGTTCAATGGGAACTTATAATgcttattcattttattattaagaataaacagaataataattttttaatatattttaaacgAAAATGagaatataaacatataatatgaaatatttatatataatatatatatcacacCTTTTTTATAAGACGTTTAATTATTCAAACGTGTTGTTCTATTAATGGTTGTAactatgtaaatatatatatatataaatattattattattgtgcaatagtttaaaagatataatatattcttgtCGTAAAacgaaaaagaaattatatatatatatatatatatatagaatatataataatatatatttcgtGTTCATATTCGCATATAATATCATCcctattttttgtttttcttcttatgtgttcttaatattatttttgataaaatatatatacatatatatgtgtattatttaaataatttcatGTCTCTTATACTTTTCCTATCAAAATTTATGCACACATTTttactatttatattgtcTTCTATTATCTCCTGTTCTGTTATTTTGGAAAATTTTTCTGGGATAGAAAGAAAAGATATGTCCCATTTCTTAGGTAGGAGATATAGAACCAGcgttataaaattaattagtaaaagaatatacaaaaatgtattatttgaGTATAATGGTCtgtaaaataataagatatataaattaataaatatataaataaataaatatatatatatatatatatatatatgttaattttttttatacccaACAAATCTCATCTTTTTCAAAGTCAGATCAAATAAAAAGGTGGCATATGTAAAACTCGAATAGGTATAGAATATTTTCTACAAAggaaagtatatatatttttaaatatgacaattgattaaaaaaatataacaagaaaatattattaaaaatctATATTAATGTATAACATGTGTATTATTCAAAATGAatactttatttatttatttatttatatattttaatacgGTTGAGAATAATGATATTCctaaagaaatgaaaaaaaaaagacatatATTCAAAAGAAGAGAATTAAGATATGTGCTCCTTTTCTCTAATACAAATATGAATCCTAGGCTTAACtatatgaagaagaaaatatatacatatatatatattacaaaaatattgTTATGCATATTctcaaaaaatgaattttaattagttataaattaaatggtTCAtgaatatatgcatatattgctatctatttattttttatagcttcatattgttattattacttttgaGCAAAATTGAATAAATCCTGACAATGAACAAACAAGTAAATAAGACATAATGAAAGTATAAATTATTGTTGAAAGGACAGAAAGTTTAATTTGTACAAGAtactataaaataaaaagaataaataaataaataaaaatatatatatatatatatatatatatatatatatatatatatataatgcttatagtttgtgtttttttgatttttttaatttttaatatttaatttaaaatttttttttatttttcctttgGTTTACCACCAAAAGTGAATCTAAAAAGGTGAGGCTATTTATAATgtcatcattatattttaatacatcAATTATAAGGTttacaaataaatgaataattattactGTACTtatgattaaaaatattattcctAAGAAAAGTGATATATATGGAAATAAGATACTGCTATTTTTGGTAAAATTTTCTAGTAAGATATCATACTCTTTCTCTAAATTATGCACTGTATAATtaagaaaatttttttctctattatatttcatatatttaaaaaatgatcggaaataattcatttttaataattggtttttttctttttgtaatGCCTctgtaatatttaataacatTTTACTTTTTCTGTTTATTATGTCTAGTTGTTTTTTTAAGtcatcttttttaatttttttttttctatatatataagaattaattaaattGAAAGGTAATGATATTAACCCGATACCACcatagaatataaaaaaaagaaatccAATAAAtgagataattataataatataatcattGAACTCTAGATTaatgattattttaatatttgtgttttttatattttcacaatgttctatttttcttatattatatatgaggaagttttttttgtatatatctttaatGTAATTATACCATAATGCACACTCTTGAGCATTTAagtttaaatttaattttttgagaTATAAGAAAGTGAAATACAGAAAACAAATAGATgataaaagaaagaaaagtgTTATaggtataatttttttataaatgattTTGTATGTCAtcttgttataataataataattattagtaatattatcatcattagtaatattatcgtgattaataatattaccatcattaataatattaccgTTATTTTGGGGGTTATTATTCTTTCCTTTATTttgcttttttattttggtaTGATGTTTATTCaatgtataaatttttctGTCTGATTctgaatatattatgaacataACAGGTGTtaacataaaaatgtataatatactAAACCAGTAACATATTCTAAATAATTTGAATATGTCTATGtatttttctatatctttatatgtattataataaacgTCTATAGgtactaataatattattgtccaagataatatataaccaattataataaaacatttaattataatataaaccaaccgattattttcttctttgtggctatatattattattaagcgTGTACCGATAATTCctgatatgaataaatatgcaataaagaaaattaataaaatatattcgtCCAttgttaaatatttataaaatgaatttaaaaTGTACTTTTTCTAAAGAGTAATGATGCttgatttattttcatatttattataattaaaaatgcatattcattttttatatgaaaaaggataaaatagaacaaattttattttttttatattatggcttatatatatatatgcgtGTGACTATAAGatttaacattatatatatgtatatatatatgtatttttttttttttttttttttttttttttttttttttttccatatagctttttttcttttaaaaaaaaaaaaataaataaataaaatgatatacatTGACCGTTCTATTTATaacatcatataaatatattttatcattatctttatatataataaatattaagatAGGGAGAACTACACAATGTAAATAGATctctaatatatttttcttatatatatatatatatatatatatatattactttacaaaataatgaattttaataaatattcttcTATATTTTGGAATGAACGTGATAGAagaatttctttttcttttttttttttttaccccTTTAagtgtttattttataaaaatacagaAGAGAATATCAACATAATTTTTGGAGAACGAAAAGGAGAAAATTTTATGAGAGAATAgaatacattaaaaaaaaaaaaaaaaaaattaaaatgtatgatgtctatataaatgtattatattgaattcatttttatttattttttttgttgtttaaatatttttgcaTACACCCAATTtagtaaataatatttttattttgttgttAAAAAAATGGTAGGAATTATGATACActatattttcttaatattagagtaatttttttttttttattttactttattttatttttatattatgtaaaatttatattttcttggaaaaaaaaatatatatatatatatttatttatataacattcCAACCATCCAatcttatttaatttttaattttttcacacatatatttaaaataaaatgctttacacatttgtattttttattttattattccatttttgagctattttttttttttttaaacattgaaggtatatttcataaaataatatatctctTATAAGTATTCTAAATACAACTtttatcttattatttatttttttattttttgttgtcattttatttaaatttcaattaaataatatgttaaaattttttttttaaaacacaattgtaatatacatgtatatttgtagatatatatatatttttttttttattttattatatatatatatatatttttttttcattttattatatatttttttttattttttttttctttatataatataaaaacatttttataatattttacactGTTGatggtattttttttttttattttcatttaagaCATATGTATACAGAAATAGAAATtaaaatacatttaaaagaaaataaaaatacacaggaaaaaagaaggaaataaaaaattgaaaaaaaaaaaaaaaaaaaaaaaaaaaaaaaattacataaaaacaaaagaaaaaaaggaaggaaaagaaagaaagaaagaaagaaaagaaaataattatatgtatatttttattttgcaCCTTTGAATATGTATTCCTTTGATAAACAGATTTAAAAtacaataaaacaaaaatgaaaatataactgtttcaaattaatatataaaatatataatattatattatcatatatatttatatatatatatatatatatatattattttttttttatattttttttttttttgttttaatatttatttattatttttttaaattaaaaatataaactttcttcaaataattatatccTCTTATTACTgagatatatttttcctttccttttatttattttttttttttttttttcttttttctcttaTAAGAAATATCAATTAACACATccacaatatataataaatttaaatgaacCTTTtaagataatttttttttttttttttttttttttttttatttgtttatttaaatattatatgcaaAATGACTAAAATTGCCTTAATAGGTAGTGGTCAAATCGGAGCAATTGTTGGAGAATTGTGTTTGCTGGAAAATCTTGGAGaccttattttatatgatgtAGTCCCAGGTATACCACAAGGAAAGGCTTTAGATTTAAAACATTTTAGTACCATATTAGGAGTAAATAGAAACATTCTTGGTACTAATCAGATCGAAGATATTAAGGATGCAGATATAATAGTTATTACAGCAGGTGTACAAAGAAAAGAAGGAATGACTAGAGAAGATTTGATAGGGGTCAATgggaaaataatgaaaagtgTAGCTGAATCAGTTAAATTACATTGTTCCAAAGCTTTTGTTATTTGTGTTAGTAACCCACTTGATATTATGGTAAATGTTTTTCATAAGTTTAGTAATTTACCTCATGAAAAAATTTGTGGTATGGCAGGTATATTAGATACTTCTAGATATTGTTCATTAATTGCtgataaattaaaagtaTCAGCTGAAGATGTTAATGCTGTTATTTTAGGAGGACATGGGGACTTAATGGTACCCTTACAAAGATATACATCGGTAAATGGTGTTCCTTTATCTGAATTTGTcaagaaaaatatgattaGCCAAAATGAAATACAAgaaataattcaaaaaacTAGAAATATGGGTGCTGAAATTATTAAACTAGCTAAAGCATCTGCAGCATTTGCCCCAGCTGCTGCTATTACAAAAATGATTAAatc contains:
- a CDS encoding LMBR1 domain-containing protein, putative, which encodes MDEYILLIFFIAYLFISGIIGTRLIIIYSHKEENNRLVYIIIKCFIIIGYILSWTIILLVPIDVYYNTYKDIEKYIDIFKLFRICYWFSILYIFMLTPVMFIIYSESDRKIYTLNKHHTKIKKQNKGKNNNPQNNGNIINDGNIINHDNITNDDNITNNYYYYNKMTYKIIYKKIIPITLFFLLSSICFLYFTFLYLKKLNLNLNAQECALWYNYIKDIYKKNFLIYNIRKIEHCENIKNTNIKIIINLEFNDYIIIIISFIGFLFFIFYGGIGLISLPFNLINSYIYRKKKIKKDDLKKQLDIINRKSKMLLNITEALQKEKNQLLKMNYFRSFFKYMKYNREKNFLNYTVHNLEKEYDILLENFTKNSSILFPYISLFLGIIFLIISTVIIIHLFVNLIIDVLKYNDDIINSLTFLDSLLVYLVQIKLSVLSTIIYTFIMSYLLVCSLSGFIQFCSKLSLGFIFVLEKRSTYLNSLLLNICLFFFISLGISLFSTKIFYTYSSFTYATFLFDLTLKKMRFVGPLYSNNTFLYILLLINFITLVLYLLPKKWDISFLSIPEKFSKITEQEIIEDNINSKNVCINFDRKSIRDMKLFK
- a CDS encoding malate dehydrogenase, whose product is MTKIALIGSGQIGAIVGELCLLENLGDLILYDVVPGIPQGKALDLKHFSTILGVNRNILGTNQIEDIKDADIIVITAGVQRKEGMTREDLIGVNGKIMKSVAESVKLHCSKAFVICVSNPLDIMVNVFHKFSNLPHEKICGMAGILDTSRYCSLIADKLKVSAEDVNAVILGGHGDLMVPLQRYTSVNGVPLSEFVKKNMISQNEIQEIIQKTRNMGAEIIKLAKASAAFAPAAAITKMIKSYLYNENNLFTCAVYLNGHYNCSNLFVGSTAKINNKGAHPVEFPLTKEEQDLYTESIASVQSNTQKAFDLIK
- a CDS encoding 60S ribosomal protein L27a, putative yields the protein MATRFKKNRKKRGHVSAGHGRVGKHRKHPGGRGKAGGLHHMRINFDKYHPGYFGKVGMRHLNLLKNRTYCPTINVDKLWGLLPEEKKKEFSENKDIAPVIDVTRKGYFKVLGNGKLKHNQPIVVKARYFSSVAEKKIKAVGGQCILVA